In Hallerella succinigenes, the following are encoded in one genomic region:
- the rpsT gene encoding 30S ribosomal protein S20, producing MPNHQSCKKRIRQTKKLTEINRSVRSAIRTSLKTIRTASDKDAALKEMPNLFSMLDKAAAKHRAGFNANRAANYKAKVAQVINGLAAKA from the coding sequence GTGCCAAATCATCAGTCTTGCAAAAAGCGTATTCGTCAGACCAAGAAGCTGACCGAAATCAACCGTTCTGTCCGTTCCGCTATCCGCACGAGTCTTAAGACCATCCGTACGGCTAGCGATAAGGACGCTGCCCTCAAGGAAATGCCGAACCTCTTCAGCATGCTCGATAAGGCTGCTGCAAAGCATCGTGCAGGTTTCAACGCTAACCGCGCTGCAAACTACAAGGCTAAGGTGGCTCAGGTGATTAACGGCTTGGCCGCTAAAGCCTAA
- a CDS encoding roadblock/LC7 domain-containing protein: protein MSDFTVYTDDADRVRRLMQAYLTNVKADYIMLVHRDGSVISEVGSIGMDTTPLAVLSTASFGSARQIGAMLGEGEFKSVSYTGEKRSIYIAPVEDTLLLVQIFSGNKLPNRIEDYNKLLVEKLVEAVPAFTQNTSKIRR from the coding sequence ATGAGCGATTTTACTGTATATACGGATGATGCGGACCGCGTTCGCCGCCTGATGCAGGCCTATTTGACGAATGTCAAGGCGGACTATATCATGCTCGTGCATCGCGACGGTTCCGTGATTTCGGAAGTCGGTTCCATTGGAATGGATACGACTCCTCTTGCTGTTTTGAGTACCGCTTCATTTGGCAGTGCCCGTCAGATCGGAGCCATGCTCGGCGAAGGGGAATTCAAGTCGGTTTCCTATACGGGTGAAAAACGCTCCATTTATATCGCCCCGGTCGAAGACACGCTGTTGCTTGTGCAGATTTTTTCTGGCAACAAGCTTCCGAATCGTATTGAGGATTACAACAAACTGTTGGTAGAGAAATTGGTGGAGGCTGTGCCCGCGTTCACGCAGAATACGAGCAAGATCCGCCGCTAG
- a CDS encoding sodium:solute symporter family protein produces MSLLLILYLFALVIIALNSASQVKSVSDFFVAHRGGSVLMITGSLLATIFGGSAIIGAVDAGPSMGGAATWFMLSGAIGLLALLPFLPKIMQVRRFTLPDMIEDFYGKGAKTVASIVIPVAWTGVVAAQIIAAAKLLQSFVGMNYSVAAVLCAVVFIGYTALGGQFSILRTDFLQAGFILLGILALAFFTGQTPILHPGVEAPQFPFNANFSGLDLFLLLLTYATTYTSGPDMFSRLFCARDEKTAQKSVLIVAFVMAIVGACIGFLAEYAAIIPSVNGEGAKIIEIGKMVLPGFWMPLLGLCLLSVVLSSADTTLLSSSIILTRLISKSKLDDRAEINRTRWVIVLDGVVALLIALQFTNIIGMLLLALAVYAGAFTLPILFGLVGLRSKPQFVSAAIVCGGVLAILGKLLPQTSIPHLGDFLLIFAFVVNGGLLLLGRIRKAP; encoded by the coding sequence ATGTCCCTTTTACTGATTCTGTATCTTTTTGCGCTTGTTATCATTGCATTGAACAGCGCCTCCCAGGTGAAAAGTGTCTCGGACTTTTTTGTGGCGCATCGTGGCGGTTCCGTGCTGATGATTACAGGAAGTCTTCTCGCGACGATTTTCGGCGGTTCGGCGATTATCGGTGCGGTGGATGCTGGTCCTTCGATGGGCGGTGCAGCGACATGGTTTATGCTTTCAGGGGCAATCGGTTTACTCGCGTTGTTACCTTTTTTGCCGAAGATTATGCAGGTGCGCCGTTTTACGCTCCCGGATATGATCGAAGATTTTTACGGAAAAGGGGCAAAGACCGTTGCTTCGATCGTGATTCCTGTGGCGTGGACGGGCGTGGTTGCGGCACAGATCATTGCGGCGGCGAAGCTTTTGCAGAGTTTTGTCGGCATGAATTATTCGGTCGCTGCGGTGCTCTGCGCTGTTGTCTTTATCGGCTATACGGCTTTGGGTGGGCAGTTTTCCATTTTGCGAACCGATTTTTTGCAGGCGGGATTTATTTTGCTTGGGATTCTTGCGCTTGCCTTCTTTACGGGGCAGACTCCGATTTTACATCCGGGTGTGGAAGCTCCGCAGTTTCCGTTTAATGCAAACTTTTCGGGACTCGATCTTTTTTTGCTGCTTTTGACCTACGCGACGACATATACTTCTGGCCCGGATATGTTCTCTCGGCTGTTTTGTGCAAGGGACGAAAAGACCGCACAGAAGTCTGTGCTGATCGTCGCCTTTGTGATGGCGATTGTCGGCGCCTGCATTGGTTTTTTGGCGGAGTATGCGGCGATAATTCCTTCGGTGAATGGGGAAGGGGCGAAAATCATTGAAATCGGAAAAATGGTCTTGCCGGGATTCTGGATGCCGCTCCTCGGTCTTTGCCTGTTGAGCGTGGTGCTTTCTTCGGCAGATACGACGCTCTTGAGTTCTTCGATTATTTTAACCCGGTTGATTTCGAAGTCGAAGTTAGATGATCGTGCGGAAATCAATCGGACGCGCTGGGTCATTGTGCTCGACGGAGTTGTTGCACTTTTGATCGCTCTTCAGTTTACAAATATTATCGGGATGCTGCTCCTTGCGCTTGCGGTTTATGCGGGGGCATTTACGCTGCCGATTTTGTTTGGCCTTGTGGGGCTGCGTTCAAAGCCTCAGTTTGTTTCTGCGGCGATTGTCTGCGGTGGTGTTCTCGCTATTTTGGGGAAGCTTTTGCCGCAGACTTCCATTCCGCATTTGGGAGACTTCCTGTTAATTTTTGCTTTTGTCGTGAACGGTGGATTATTGCTGCTTGGGCGCATTCGAAAGGCTCCGTAA
- a CDS encoding 3'(2'),5'-bisphosphate nucleotidase CysQ family protein, whose protein sequence is MQNPIPYGDLFPAVREASAAELRYFSEGYDVQIKKDRTPVTSADLAANKILVDALQKLYPEIPVVSEEFDKPNPETLKKAFFLVDPLDGTTDFISGRKEFTVNVALVEQGKVVLGIVAVPALNELYYGYRGEAFFAPLDDAGLLNKRTLHVQDRYRPFMPGRKPRVLVSVTHSDSCTLDHLRKIAGVELPVGSSLKFLRIADGFANYYPRNFSLHEWDIAAGHGVLKAAGGNVYCFGTENEVGYGQKDFVCPPFEAY, encoded by the coding sequence ATGCAAAATCCAATTCCTTATGGAGATCTCTTCCCTGCGGTACGTGAGGCGAGTGCCGCGGAACTCCGCTATTTTAGCGAAGGCTACGACGTCCAGATCAAAAAGGACCGTACTCCCGTCACCTCGGCCGATCTCGCGGCGAACAAAATCCTCGTGGACGCTTTGCAAAAGCTCTATCCCGAAATCCCGGTCGTCTCGGAAGAATTCGACAAGCCCAATCCGGAAACCTTGAAAAAGGCTTTTTTCTTGGTGGATCCGCTCGACGGTACAACCGACTTTATCTCGGGACGCAAGGAATTCACCGTGAACGTTGCCCTCGTGGAACAGGGAAAGGTCGTGCTTGGAATTGTCGCCGTTCCCGCTTTGAACGAACTGTATTACGGCTACCGTGGCGAGGCTTTCTTCGCTCCCTTAGATGACGCAGGTTTGCTGAACAAGCGCACTTTGCATGTCCAAGACCGATACCGCCCGTTCATGCCCGGGCGCAAACCTCGGGTGCTCGTCAGCGTGACTCATTCCGATTCTTGCACCTTGGACCACCTTCGAAAGATCGCGGGAGTCGAGCTCCCGGTTGGATCGAGCCTCAAGTTTTTGCGGATTGCAGACGGCTTTGCCAATTACTATCCCCGAAACTTTTCCCTGCATGAATGGGATATTGCAGCAGGGCATGGAGTACTGAAAGCCGCAGGGGGGAATGTTTACTGTTTTGGGACGGAAAATGAGGTCGGATATGGGCAAAAAGACTTCGTTTGTCCCCCTTTTGAAGCGTATTGA
- a CDS encoding DegT/DnrJ/EryC1/StrS family aminotransferase — MIPFVNLSAQYKAYKEEIDAAIFSVLESGTLIGGPEVQNFENILCKSTGVSEAISCASGTSALTLALAALGLEPGDEVIVPDFTFVATADAVALLGGIPRFADIGLDFLISPSSVEERISSKTVGIIAVDLFGQCANYKALQAIAQKHGLWILEDAAQSIGATQNGKGAGSLSTIAATSFYPTKPFGAYGDAGAILTSDKALAAQVRMYASHGRNPEDHYQTIGTNSRLDALQAAILNVKHAHFAEELLRRQKNAATYSALFSAIPGFEIPKISEGNTSIYAQYAVTCKDREAVLPKLSKANVPTRIYYNSPLSAEPCFARFEKTKEDARSNTNAYRLSKEVFCLPVDAFTDVQALAQTIKNVLLP; from the coding sequence ATGATTCCGTTTGTGAACTTGAGTGCCCAATACAAAGCCTATAAAGAAGAAATCGATGCCGCCATTTTTTCCGTATTGGAAAGCGGCACTTTGATCGGCGGGCCTGAAGTCCAAAATTTTGAAAATATTCTTTGCAAAAGCACCGGAGTAAGCGAAGCGATTTCTTGCGCAAGCGGAACAAGTGCGCTGACCCTTGCGCTTGCCGCCTTAGGACTTGAACCGGGAGACGAGGTGATCGTTCCGGATTTCACTTTCGTCGCCACGGCGGATGCGGTTGCGCTCCTTGGAGGAATCCCCCGCTTTGCAGATATCGGCCTCGACTTTTTGATTTCACCGAGTTCTGTTGAAGAGCGTATTTCTTCTAAAACAGTCGGAATTATCGCGGTTGATCTTTTTGGACAGTGCGCTAATTACAAGGCATTACAGGCGATTGCCCAAAAGCACGGCCTTTGGATTTTGGAAGATGCGGCGCAAAGCATTGGGGCGACGCAAAATGGGAAAGGCGCCGGAAGCCTTTCGACAATCGCCGCAACCAGTTTTTACCCGACCAAGCCTTTTGGTGCGTACGGGGACGCAGGCGCCATTTTGACTTCGGACAAAGCTCTAGCTGCTCAAGTCCGCATGTATGCTTCTCACGGTCGAAATCCAGAAGACCATTACCAGACGATTGGAACGAACAGCCGTTTAGACGCTCTCCAGGCCGCGATTTTAAATGTAAAGCATGCGCACTTTGCAGAAGAGCTTTTAAGACGTCAAAAGAACGCGGCGACGTACAGCGCCTTGTTCAGCGCGATTCCGGGCTTTGAAATTCCAAAAATTTCGGAAGGCAATACGAGCATTTACGCGCAGTACGCGGTGACTTGTAAAGATCGGGAGGCTGTTCTTCCAAAGCTTTCCAAGGCAAACGTTCCGACGCGCATTTATTACAACAGTCCGCTGTCGGCAGAGCCGTGCTTTGCCCGTTTTGAAAAAACGAAAGAAGACGCCCGTTCAAACACAAACGCCTATCGACTGTCAAAAGAAGTTTTCTGTTTGCCAGTGGACGCTTTTACAGACGTCCAAGCCTTGGCGCAAACAATCAAAAACGTTTTGTTACCATAA
- a CDS encoding fibro-slime domain-containing protein, with amino-acid sequence MNYKALMLASVLSAGSALADNLNISLDVIVRDFQPSHSDFENFSEESVKYLDAIYGYGLPGYGADWYGLSAYHNSCGNKESYAKYGVGVPLGKDGLPMSVNALLPSYLQQVSAYAAQGKGGILTYGQCKNSSIAGVVNQRGFGENTATQFTGVQKNSCKGGMYWENEVVYTPGMVNPHLTFDTDSSGSPLYLEGAHIHKLGELCDNANFGQWFEDVSGVNKRSNLTLDIPNAADNPNYKELDYNYNNGGYFPLDVIDPASQMYTGSVPGSDQWGPQSFSIFCPPYGYQYASTQVDFMDHNTYGLCSAWNAAGGARSLASATAQTIANNFGTLGYQHLRNYNFTMMGYANFRYYKDNNTDETNQEIFEFAGDDDMWIFVDGVLAVDLGGTHLATPGVVNIRTLAQNNHGCHDGEPLAAVQQGKGACGADGQWADGSWHHLHFFYADRQSDGSNLYIRANLSEVAASAYGQPRIQEAELVKNEEGNFDTYIYLNTQLSQETIEKINSANGNYFPILAKRGSDTLAYQVTGFKYVQKTSKGYSYEIKGKLCEDATCASLKNPAFGDSLAFNYIPSPDFPDAYNNQFHTDFTVFSATGKLVDHYSWGPVTTVTMSTSTTIVPADTTIVRPPFDVDQLPDGELSDRETGEIIISKLPESYSNSEDPAAWIADSLVYYTTASPDNPHATVLNSKTSNSPGSMSEARCSATNGVENCVSFNFVTDEAFRVNIRIFDHLGHFVNQYNQEVSQEEFNKLTGSYTPNEICSDKTGTGTIAASVKMYPVSKDGRKLGTGAYIYQISLVEYPQPHCVNVGGEQSFMPGEYRRTEYKQTRGFRRVE; translated from the coding sequence ATGAACTATAAAGCTTTGATGCTCGCTTCGGTGCTCTCGGCAGGATCCGCTCTGGCTGACAACCTGAATATTTCGCTTGACGTGATTGTTCGCGATTTCCAGCCGAGCCATTCCGACTTCGAAAACTTCTCGGAAGAATCGGTGAAATACCTGGACGCAATTTATGGTTATGGACTCCCTGGCTATGGCGCTGATTGGTATGGCCTTTCCGCATACCACAATTCTTGCGGTAACAAGGAATCCTATGCGAAGTATGGCGTTGGCGTCCCGCTCGGAAAAGATGGTCTTCCAATGTCGGTGAATGCCCTTTTGCCGAGCTATTTGCAACAGGTTTCCGCTTATGCAGCCCAGGGTAAAGGCGGTATTTTGACTTATGGTCAGTGCAAAAATTCTTCGATTGCAGGTGTGGTGAATCAGCGAGGCTTTGGCGAAAACACCGCGACCCAGTTTACGGGTGTCCAAAAGAATTCTTGCAAGGGTGGCATGTACTGGGAAAATGAGGTCGTTTATACTCCGGGCATGGTCAATCCGCACCTGACTTTCGATACGGACTCTTCGGGTTCTCCGCTTTATTTGGAAGGCGCTCATATTCACAAGCTCGGCGAACTTTGCGATAACGCAAACTTTGGCCAGTGGTTCGAAGATGTGAGTGGTGTTAACAAGCGTTCTAACTTAACGCTGGATATTCCGAACGCTGCGGATAATCCTAATTACAAGGAACTCGATTACAACTATAATAACGGTGGCTACTTCCCGCTCGATGTGATCGATCCCGCTTCTCAAATGTATACGGGTTCTGTGCCTGGTTCCGATCAGTGGGGCCCGCAGAGCTTCTCGATCTTCTGCCCGCCGTATGGTTATCAGTACGCAAGTACGCAGGTGGACTTTATGGACCATAACACCTACGGCCTCTGTTCTGCATGGAATGCTGCAGGTGGCGCTCGTTCTCTTGCTTCTGCGACAGCTCAGACGATTGCGAATAATTTTGGCACCCTTGGTTACCAGCACTTGCGTAACTATAACTTCACGATGATGGGGTATGCCAACTTCCGCTACTATAAGGATAACAATACAGACGAAACGAACCAGGAAATCTTTGAATTTGCTGGTGACGACGATATGTGGATCTTTGTGGACGGTGTGCTTGCGGTTGACCTCGGTGGTACCCACCTTGCCACTCCGGGTGTCGTGAACATTCGTACCTTGGCTCAGAACAACCACGGTTGCCATGACGGCGAACCTCTTGCTGCTGTTCAGCAGGGCAAGGGCGCTTGCGGTGCTGACGGACAGTGGGCTGATGGTTCTTGGCACCATTTGCACTTCTTCTATGCCGACCGTCAGTCGGATGGTTCTAACCTTTACATCCGTGCAAACCTCTCTGAAGTCGCTGCTTCTGCTTACGGTCAGCCGCGCATTCAGGAAGCGGAACTCGTAAAGAACGAAGAAGGCAACTTCGATACTTATATTTATCTGAACACTCAGCTTTCTCAGGAAACGATTGAAAAAATCAATTCTGCAAACGGTAACTACTTCCCGATTTTGGCTAAGCGTGGCTCTGATACCTTGGCTTACCAGGTGACTGGTTTCAAGTATGTGCAGAAGACTTCGAAGGGTTATTCTTACGAAATCAAGGGTAAGCTTTGCGAAGATGCAACTTGCGCTTCTTTGAAGAACCCGGCTTTCGGCGACTCTCTTGCTTTCAACTATATCCCGAGCCCGGATTTTCCGGATGCCTATAATAACCAGTTCCACACAGACTTTACGGTTTTCTCTGCTACCGGTAAACTGGTGGATCACTATAGCTGGGGTCCGGTGACGACGGTGACGATGTCTACTTCTACGACGATTGTTCCGGCTGATACGACGATTGTCCGTCCGCCGTTCGATGTGGATCAGTTGCCGGATGGCGAACTCTCGGATAGAGAAACGGGTGAAATTATAATTTCCAAGCTTCCGGAAAGCTATTCGAATTCGGAAGATCCGGCTGCTTGGATTGCAGACTCCCTAGTGTATTACACGACTGCAAGTCCGGATAACCCACATGCAACGGTGCTGAACTCCAAGACTTCGAATTCGCCGGGATCTATGTCTGAGGCACGTTGCTCGGCGACGAATGGCGTTGAAAATTGCGTGAGCTTTAACTTTGTGACCGATGAAGCTTTCCGCGTGAACATTCGCATTTTTGACCACTTGGGTCACTTTGTGAACCAGTACAACCAGGAAGTTTCTCAGGAAGAATTCAACAAGCTTACCGGTTCCTACACTCCGAATGAAATTTGCTCGGACAAGACCGGTACGGGTACGATCGCGGCTAGCGTCAAGATGTATCCGGTTTCGAAGGATGGTCGTAAGCTCGGTACCGGCGCTTACATCTACCAGATTTCTCTTGTTGAATATCCACAGCCGCACTGCGTGAACGTCGGTGGCGAACAGAGCTTTATGCCGGGCGAATATCGCCGTACGGAATACAAGCAGACTCGTGGCTTCCGTCGCGTGGAATAA
- a CDS encoding DUF4421 family protein, which produces MIRCLGILLWIVGLAFAETEFSPDSVITTFPDKISIQFLARYNYAAFSGASTDDEQMQTNCPIDLGLGGGYGDFTWSTLFTFSFGTDQSKPRTQATNLQFNYFGDRIFGDLFLKINDGFYYHNDSLDEYVPYKLRVIEIGLDVNYLWNKEHSLRSVYSLDRRQWKHNGSFVWGFGVFYNGIVSRDSVLSFYEDYQGFLHAGPDIGYSHNWAWKNGFFMNLMIVGSVSLGMNMTRKEWMQFYQVFPKFAAGYHSDTWSVNFPFFVSVLHLNENDGEIDDIFMEASGGFMVTKRF; this is translated from the coding sequence ATGATTCGATGCTTGGGAATTCTTTTATGGATTGTGGGACTTGCTTTTGCGGAAACGGAGTTCTCGCCTGATTCCGTCATTACGACATTCCCAGATAAAATTTCCATTCAATTCCTTGCACGTTACAATTATGCCGCTTTTAGCGGTGCCAGTACCGATGATGAACAAATGCAGACCAACTGTCCGATCGATCTCGGTTTGGGGGGCGGGTATGGCGATTTTACCTGGAGCACTTTGTTCACGTTTTCATTCGGCACCGATCAAAGCAAACCGCGTACGCAGGCGACGAATTTACAGTTCAATTATTTCGGCGACCGCATTTTTGGGGATCTTTTCTTGAAAATCAATGACGGGTTTTATTACCATAACGATTCCCTGGATGAATACGTTCCGTACAAATTACGCGTTATCGAAATCGGCTTGGACGTGAATTACCTTTGGAACAAGGAACATTCTTTGCGATCCGTGTATTCGCTCGACCGCAGACAGTGGAAGCACAACGGCAGCTTTGTTTGGGGCTTTGGCGTCTTTTACAACGGTATTGTTTCGCGGGATTCCGTCCTTTCCTTTTACGAAGATTACCAAGGTTTTTTGCATGCAGGTCCAGACATTGGCTATTCGCATAACTGGGCCTGGAAAAACGGCTTCTTCATGAATTTGATGATCGTCGGGTCGGTTTCCCTTGGCATGAATATGACACGCAAGGAATGGATGCAGTTCTACCAGGTTTTCCCGAAATTTGCCGCGGGTTACCACAGCGATACGTGGTCGGTAAACTTCCCGTTCTTTGTCTCCGTTTTGCACTTAAATGAAAACGACGGCGAAATCGACGATATCTTTATGGAGGCGTCGGGCGGTTTTATGGTAACAAAACGTTTTTGA
- the efp gene encoding elongation factor P, which yields MGTVSTNEFRKKLKIIVDGQPWEIVENQFVKPGKGQAFNRVRIKNLVTGRTLERTWKSGDTVEEADVTYTEMTYLYNDGATWFFMDNTSMETMEIPKEALNGSEVWLLDNATVQVTWWNGKAIEVIPPTFVDLMIVDAPPAVQGNTSGNVMREATLETGAKVMIPLFIENNTKIRVDTRDGSYLERAK from the coding sequence ATGGGTACAGTCAGCACTAACGAGTTCCGCAAAAAGTTAAAAATTATCGTCGATGGCCAGCCTTGGGAAATCGTCGAAAACCAGTTTGTGAAACCCGGTAAAGGCCAGGCCTTCAACCGCGTTCGCATCAAGAACCTTGTCACCGGCCGTACGCTTGAACGTACTTGGAAGAGCGGTGACACTGTTGAAGAAGCGGATGTGACCTACACCGAAATGACTTATCTCTACAATGACGGTGCAACCTGGTTCTTCATGGACAACACTTCCATGGAAACGATGGAAATTCCGAAGGAAGCATTGAACGGATCCGAAGTTTGGCTTCTCGACAATGCGACGGTTCAGGTGACTTGGTGGAACGGTAAGGCTATCGAAGTCATTCCGCCGACTTTCGTCGATTTGATGATCGTGGACGCTCCTCCGGCAGTTCAGGGCAACACCAGCGGCAACGTGATGCGTGAAGCGACTCTCGAAACCGGCGCAAAGGTGATGATCCCGCTCTTCATTGAAAACAACACGAAGATCCGCGTGGATACCCGTGACGGTTCCTATCTCGAACGCGCCAAGTAA
- a CDS encoding KamA family radical SAM protein, with product MAKSTPFFTSLKDLFAFLELPEPSTQVANSRFSFFVSRHFASKMEKGNPNDPLLREILPTEEENRIVEGFCDDPVGDGKSEKEPGILQKYKGRVLIEPTFTCSLHCRFCFRRAEPKRSLENFTNRLDAWLSKTVDIHEVILSGGDPMMLPKPKLDELFDMILSKEQVKTVRIHTRTPVTYPQIFDAEFKGSIFPTLQKVAEKKKLVVVVHVDHPNELDDASAKVFQNLQKLNATLLNQSTLLKGINDSGAVLTELSFKLFSQGVLPYYLHQLDHATGVAHFEISDAEALKLVEEVRLGVPGYLVPRLVREIAGEGSKTPIVHP from the coding sequence ATGGCTAAATCAACTCCCTTTTTCACTAGTTTGAAGGATCTTTTCGCATTTTTGGAGCTTCCGGAGCCGTCTACTCAGGTCGCCAATTCCCGTTTTTCGTTCTTCGTTTCGCGTCATTTTGCTTCAAAAATGGAAAAAGGCAACCCCAATGACCCCCTTCTGCGAGAGATTTTGCCGACCGAAGAAGAAAATCGAATTGTAGAAGGTTTTTGCGACGATCCTGTAGGAGACGGCAAAAGCGAAAAGGAACCGGGCATCCTTCAAAAGTACAAGGGACGCGTTCTGATAGAGCCGACCTTCACCTGCAGTCTGCACTGCCGATTCTGCTTTAGACGCGCCGAGCCTAAACGGAGCCTTGAAAATTTTACGAACCGCCTAGACGCTTGGCTTTCTAAGACAGTCGACATTCACGAAGTAATCCTTTCGGGCGGCGACCCGATGATGCTCCCGAAGCCGAAGCTCGACGAACTCTTTGACATGATCCTTTCGAAGGAGCAAGTAAAGACCGTTCGCATTCACACGCGGACCCCGGTGACGTATCCGCAGATTTTTGACGCCGAATTCAAAGGCTCCATTTTCCCGACACTGCAGAAAGTCGCCGAAAAGAAGAAACTCGTAGTCGTCGTGCACGTGGATCACCCGAATGAACTGGACGATGCATCGGCAAAGGTTTTCCAGAACCTGCAGAAGCTGAACGCTACGCTCCTCAACCAATCGACGCTCTTAAAAGGCATAAATGATTCCGGCGCTGTGCTGACCGAACTTTCCTTTAAGCTTTTTAGCCAAGGCGTTCTCCCCTACTACCTGCACCAGTTGGACCATGCGACAGGAGTCGCACATTTTGAGATTTCCGATGCGGAAGCGTTAAAGCTTGTCGAAGAAGTAAGACTCGGCGTTCCGGGATATCTTGTCCCAAGACTTGTCCGGGAAATCGCTGGCGAAGGCTCCAAGACGCCAATCGTGCATCCGTAA
- a CDS encoding BamA/TamA family outer membrane protein produces the protein MKQFFWTILFFVTWASASCVVKSLALEGFAPEVEKDWASMVGESCEDLEYRLQEMVDELSENGFPFASVSHQVDSLGNATVKLSRGSAWVWADAENVEVSKTQKQTFARLSGLTSGGPVRLSDLERAERKLVNSGYFESTAKPKLYRDPVRNRIVPAFSMRDLSINSFEGLLSYASGEDGGWAGNLNLSLYNMRGTGRDLHVSGETGEWERSIAASYKEPWLFGTGWNGIVRGSFEEDSSYRSALLEAGLSRSVGFYFEFAVLGGIGDDRWTYTLETSFKNEDRIVLPRHGMSLNGTFRVIKDRTDSSHAFTTDLHANGRFYTPLTETFVLQFSFFVGTLLPTDRNFDRQDLFTLGGMENLKGYRPGFFRTRAYGITELDLQWRVIEMTAFHLFLEPALYRAQSPEHGWADTYSYGIGISQNRGYWNFSLYYALHSGTDPLDGLLHFGVKALF, from the coding sequence ATGAAACAGTTCTTTTGGACAATCCTCTTTTTTGTCACATGGGCTTCTGCAAGCTGCGTGGTAAAGAGCCTTGCTCTAGAAGGCTTTGCGCCCGAAGTCGAAAAGGATTGGGCGTCGATGGTCGGGGAAAGTTGCGAAGACTTGGAGTACCGGTTGCAGGAAATGGTCGATGAACTTTCGGAAAATGGATTCCCATTTGCTTCCGTTTCGCATCAGGTGGATTCTTTGGGGAATGCGACGGTGAAGCTTTCTCGTGGAAGCGCTTGGGTCTGGGCCGATGCCGAAAATGTGGAAGTTTCCAAAACTCAAAAGCAAACGTTTGCCCGACTTTCGGGACTTACATCGGGCGGGCCAGTGCGCCTTTCGGATTTGGAACGTGCAGAACGCAAATTGGTGAATTCGGGCTATTTCGAATCGACGGCAAAGCCTAAACTTTATCGGGACCCGGTGCGCAATCGAATTGTTCCGGCTTTTTCCATGCGCGATCTTTCGATCAACAGCTTTGAAGGCTTGCTTTCTTATGCAAGCGGTGAAGACGGCGGCTGGGCTGGAAACCTGAACCTTTCTCTGTACAATATGCGAGGCACGGGCCGCGACCTCCATGTTTCTGGAGAAACAGGCGAATGGGAACGCTCCATTGCGGCGTCTTACAAGGAGCCGTGGCTCTTTGGAACGGGCTGGAACGGCATCGTCCGCGGGTCGTTTGAAGAGGATTCCTCGTATCGATCGGCGCTTTTAGAAGCGGGCCTTTCTCGGAGTGTGGGCTTTTATTTTGAATTTGCCGTCCTCGGCGGAATCGGTGACGACCGTTGGACGTACACGCTCGAAACGAGCTTCAAGAACGAAGACAGGATCGTCCTTCCGCGTCACGGCATGTCCTTGAACGGAACCTTCCGCGTTATCAAGGACCGCACGGATTCTTCGCACGCCTTTACAACGGACCTCCATGCGAATGGACGTTTTTACACGCCGCTCACGGAAACCTTTGTTCTGCAATTCTCCTTCTTTGTGGGAACGCTTTTACCGACGGACCGCAATTTTGACAGGCAAGATCTTTTTACGCTCGGCGGCATGGAAAACCTGAAAGGCTACCGCCCAGGATTCTTCCGCACTCGCGCTTACGGCATCACAGAGCTCGATCTGCAGTGGCGAGTCATCGAAATGACGGCGTTCCATCTTTTCTTGGAACCGGCACTCTACCGTGCGCAGTCGCCGGAACACGGCTGGGCAGATACCTACAGCTACGGCATCGGCATTTCGCAGAACCGCGGCTATTGGAACTTTTCGCTGTATTACGCCCTGCATTCCGGAACGGATCCGCTGGACGGGCTCTTGCACTTTGGGGTGAAGGCGCTGTTCTAA